Sequence from the Leptospira dzoumogneensis genome:
TCCGCCGTCTCTTTTGCGGTTTCGGTGAACTTATTATTGTATGGACTTGTCGGGCCATTTGCAGCGGGTCTCATGAATCGTTTTGGTATAAAACGAATTATGGTATTTGCGCTCACATTGCTCATATCCGGAATCCTTCTAACAACGATTATGCGAACAAACTGGGAGCTGGTTGTTCTTTGGGGGGTAATGGTCGGATTCGGTTCGGGAATGGCTGCCTTAGTTTTAGGAGCCACAGTGGTCAATCGTTGGTTCGTTTCTCATAGAGGACTTCTCATGGGAATTTTAACAGCGAGCACTGCAACCGGACAGATCATCTTTCTTCCATTTTTAGCCGCACTTACGGAACAAGAAGGATGGAGAAACGCAGTCTATGCGGTTGCTTCTATACTAGGAATACTTTTACCAACCGTATTCTTCTTAATGAAAGATTCTCCTAAACAATCGGGGCTCTTACCTTACGGGGCAAAAAGTGAAGAAGAAGGTGTCCTACCCGTATCCGGAAATCCATTTATAGAAGCGATCTCCGCATTAAGAGTCGGACTGAGATCTAGGAATTTTTGGCTGCTTGCAGGAAGTTTTTTTGTATGTGGGGCGAGTACAAACGGTCTTGTCGGAACACATTTAGTTCCTGCTTGTTCCGATCATGGAATTCCGGAAGTAAGAGCAGCGGGACTTTTGGCATTGATGGGAATCTTCGATCTGATCGGAACAGTAGGTTCCGGTTGGTTATCCGACAGAGTGAATAACAAAATTCTGTTATTTATGTATTATGGATTAAGAGGTATCTCCTTATTATTATTGCCTCAGGCATTCGATCCTGAATCGAATAAACTTTCTATATTTGCGGTATTTTACGGATTAGATTGGATCGCTACTGTTCCGCCTACTGTTGCATTGACTGCTAAAATATTCGGAAGAGAAAAAGTAGGATTGATGTTCGGTTGGGTGGTTGCTTTCCATCAGATAGGAGCTGCAGTCGCCGCATTCGGAGCGGGATATATTAGAACAGTGCAGGGAGAATACGATCTTGCATTCATGTTCGCGGGAGCATTATGTGTGATCACTGCACTTGGGATATTTGCAGTATCAACTGAAAAGGAAGAAGGGAAACTTTCTGAAACACCTGAATTTGCATCATAATTATAATACAATGTAAGTGCGGAAGTGCGCGGGAAGTTTTAGGGCTATTCTAAAAGTTCTACTTTTCCGGAAATAGGAGTGATAGAGCGGATCTTATCCTTTTTATAATCCAATTCGTATAGGGTATAATTATTATAAGGTCTGTATTCTTGGTCTTTGGATTGTTTTACGAATTCAGGATCTCCTAAAAAATAAACGGATCCGTTCTTAATTACGGGAAAACAACCTACAAAAGAAGAATCATATCTTTGTTTTGTTTTTAGATCTACGACTACGATGTTTCCTAATTTTCCGTCCGCTCTTTCAGTGAAGGACAGGACTTTTCCATCGGGACTAAAGCTGATATTTACTTGTTCTTTGTTCTCTCTCGGTTCTTTGGACTGAGGATTTACGGGAAAAGGATAGAATGGATCCGAAAACTTGATCAATTCTCCGGTTAAAGAAGGAAGTTTATAAAGTCTATTTTCCTTCTCGGTTGCCACACGTACTAAAACTAGATCTTCCGCAATCGTATATACATCAGTAATTTGTAATTTCCCGCTTTCTATCCAAGCTAGGGTTTTTAGTTCGGAAGTTTCGAGAGAATATTTATGGATCGGAACTCTGAGTGAATCCTCGCCGTGTTCAGAGTAACGCACTTCGTTACCGATCAATACTATATTCTTTTGATCCGGAGAAACATAAGGCTGGTAACCTGGAAGAGATTTTATCTCCTTCTCCTTTTCGTAATCGTATAAAACGGTTTCCCATCGATCTCCATTTTTTCTGGAGAAGATCACAATGGATTTATCTTTTAAAAATCCACTATTACCCGGAAATGCATCTCTTGTTCCTTGGATCGTCTTAACTTTGGAGTTCGCTAAATTTAATAGATTTAGATCTTTGGAAGTTTTAAAAAGAATATAGTTCTGTTTTCTAAAAACAGGGATCCCTTTCTCTTGGGTTCCGGTATAAACAAGTCCGGTTTTTCCGTTAATGGAGGAAATAGAGATAAGTCTTAAGATACCTTTGTCTTCTTGGACTGCATAAACAGGACTCATAAATGGAACGGGAGTAGGAGTGACCGAGAAGACAGGGCTTTGTAAAATAGTTATGATAAAGGTAGATCCGAGAATCCGGAAGAGAGCAAGGTTCAGAAATTTATTTTTATATGTATCCTTCGCTCGCATACAGTCATTCTCCGAAAAAATCCAGGTTTCGTCAGTAAAATTTATCCGATCTGCCCGGATTGATTTCCCAAAGGGAATATTAGATCAACGTTTGATCTCAAAAGTCCTAAACGTACCTTTAGCATCTTCCCATTGGATCGTAGCTTCCGTTACTTTTGCTTTAGAAGGACCTCTTTGAACTGCTTTGTACAAATCTTCGATAAAAATTTTGTCTCCTTCTACAACAACTTCTACTTCGCCGGTAGGAAGATTCATAGTGTAACCTTTGAGTCGGCATTCCTGGGCTCTTTGCAGCACAAAATATCTAAAACCAACTCCTTGCACGGTTCCTCGGATCCTAATTTTCGCTCTAGATTCGTTTTTTGCAGCCATTCAGTTATTGGAACTCCTACAACTAAATTATACTCCCTCATTCTTGAGAAGAAGCCTTATTTACCATCCAGGAGGAGAAATCCTGCAAAAACTGCCAAAGTATCTCTTTAGATCCTTCATCTGCTTCCCAGTCTTTTATCGCCTTACGATAACAGGAAAGCCATATCCTTCTAGCTTTTTCGTCGATTGGAAATGGAAGATGCCTGGCTCTCATTTTTGGAGGCCCGTATTTTTGAACATAATAGGGCGGACCTCCGAGAACCTGTACCATAAAGTCCGCCGACTTTATTTTGCTCTCTTCTAGATCTTCCGGAAACATCCAACGAATTTCGCTGACAGCTATTTGATCGTAGAAAACGGAAACAAGTTCCCTAATGGAATTTTCTCCTACTTTTGAGAATAATTCTCTAAGACGAGGACTGGGAGGAGGAGGTCCTCCGGGTGGAGTGTAAAATGGCGCACTCATGTAGAAGGTCCCTTCTTCATAAAATCCAAGATCTTAGGTTCAAACTCTTGTACTAACTTTTGATACACATCTAGCTTAAAGGAGACTACGGTCGAAAGACATTCTTGAAATGGAATGAATCTAACTCTTTCAAACTCCTGCTCATGAGCCGTTAGATCGCAGTCTTCCGCTTTACCATCCCAGTATAGAAGATACCATTTTTGGGTTTGGCCTCTATACTTTTTTAGATTAGAGCTTAGATGTAAGGACTCAGGAAAATCATAGTTGATCCAGCTTGGATATTCATAGATGATCTCAGCGTTTTGAATGCCTACTTCTTCTAAAAGTTCTCTTCGAGCGGCTGAGTTAGGATCTTCTCCATCATCTATTCCACCTTGAGGAAACTGCCAAGAGCCTTTAAAATTTAGTCTTTCTCCTACTAAAACCTCTCCTTTAGAGTTGAAGACTACCATTCCCACGTTCTTTCTATACGGTTTGTCCATCTTAGTAGAGATTTACATCATATATTCGATAGACAAGCCTATAAAAAAATTTGGACCTAAAGTAATACACATTTAGTAGAAAAACATGATAAATCAATTGCGGATGGACAAAGAGAGGGCATAAGATTCTTTGGATTAATATTCCGATTCCAATAGTAGGATGTGTTTCTCACGATGTCGGTCAGATATAAAATTCGCAGACCTCAAGTATTTTCAGAAAAGGATTTCGAAATTAGGGAATCCGAGATACCCGGAATCGGAATGGGACTATTCTCCAAACAAGACTTAGTCAAAGGTGATACTGTCGGATTTTATACCGGTAGAGTGCTTAACGATAAGTCTGCTAACTCTTCTAAATACTGTGAGTCCAAATATTTACTTTGGATCTGCAAAGATCATTGGATCTATGGAGAAGGTAAAGAGTCCAACTATACCCGCTATATCAATCATAGCTCTAAGCCGAATGTAAAATTAGTGGTATCCACTCGCTGGAAGACCGCAAGATTCGAAGCAATGCGTAAGATCAAAGCCGGCGAAGAATTATTCTTCGATTATGGAGACGAATATTGGATCCATATAGACATCTCTCCTGTAGAGCAGAACTAAGTTCCGCTTTGACGCTATCAACTTCCGTTTAACAACGAATAGCACGGTTTTTTTCCCAAAGGAAACAAAAAGTTTCAGGGATCGTTCATTAATTTTAACTCCATTTCCCTCAAAGAGTGGATTCCCCTTAAACGATGAGGAATATTGGAACCTGGGGCGAGGTTCTGAATTTATTATCCGACATAAAGAACGGCGGAAGAACTCCCTATATAGAAAATAAGGCGCTGCCTTATTGGACTTGGATCCTTCCGTTAATCCTGTTTCATTTCGCTTCCAAGGCGTCCTTAGCCTTCCAAGTGGATACTGGGATCTCCATATCCTATCTTCCTATTCCTGTAGGTATCATATTATGTTTTTGGTGGGGACCGGCGCGCACGTTACCTGCAATGTATGCCAACGCATTGTTTAGCGCCAATCTATGGGGACTTCATGACGTGGATAAATATCCTATCTATTGTCTCTGGGAAGTTTTGGCGGTGGGAATTTCCTGGCTCTTCTTCATCAAATTCCGAAAAGGAAAAGTTTGGCTTCCCGATCTAAGAGAAACAGTTCGATTTTTACTTTGGGTAGCATTTCCAGCGGCTCTATGTAATGGGTTCTTAGTGGCGGAATGTCTTGTATTATTCGGAGATCTTTCTCAGGATAAGTTGATCGTATCCTCGTTCCAGGGAATGAGTGCCACATTATTCGACACATTAAGCGTTTCGGTTCCGATCTTGTTATGGGTCACTCCTTGGATGGAGCTTAAAGGCTGGGCAAAAACGGAAGGAGCTTGGGAAAATAGAGAGACAAGCTGGGACAGAACTAGGCTTAGAAATTTAAAACCAAGAAAGGTCGCGGAGATTATCTCAGTATTTTTACTCTGCGGGGTTTTCGGCGCAATTATTCCTACTTTAGAATATTGGTTCGTGTTTGCGTTATTCGTTCTTTGGGCCGCATTAAGATACGGGATCACGATGGCTCTTACCGCAAATATTTGGGTTCAGATCATCACCTTGGTATTTCCCGCTCTATTTGATCGTTCCGAACATTACCAATGGTTTAAAGACGATAAAGAACTTATCTTTTTGATAAACTTAGGCATCTTATGTGTGGTCGCTTTGATCACAGGAAGAGCGACAAGCGATTCCAGAAAAGAGCTGCAAAAAAGGAGAAGGATAGAAGGCAAACTTCTACAGAGCAGAGAACAATACCGAAAATTTTTCGAAGAAAATTTATCCGCGAATTTTATCACGGACCCTTCCGGAAATATTCTGGCTGCGAACTCTTCTTTTCTAAAAATGTTCGGTTTTGAAACGCATACGGAAGTTTCTCTCAAAAATTTTGCAGATCTTTTTCCTTCTTACGACGACTATTCCTTTTTCTTACAGAAAATACAGATCGGTTCCAGGTTAGAAACTCACGAAGAATTTTTTCAGGACAAGAACGGATTGCCTATACATACGACTGGGAATTATTTCGCTACATTCAATAAATCAGGTAGTATAGATTCTATCCGAGGATATCTAATGGATGATACTCTTCGTCGTAAACTGGAAGACCAATTAATAGAATCCAAAAAATTAGAAACGATCGGAACGCTTGCAGGCGGGATCGCTCACGATTTTAATAATATTCTGCAGATCATTTCAGGGTATGCGACTAAAATGCAATTGGAATCTTCCAAATTCGCTTCCCTTATGGACATGTCCCGCTCTATCAATGCAGCGGCGGCAAGAGGAGCGATTATAGTTCGCAGACTTCTTTCCTTAGCTAGAAAGGGAGGAGGAGGATTCAGAAGAATTTTAGCCGATCAATTGGTGAATGAAACTGTAGATCTTTTAGTCCCTACATTCTCCGAAAAAATAAAATTCAGAAAAGAATGTAAAGAAGGGCTTCCTGTGATCGTGGGTGATTATTCCCAGTTGGAGCAGGTGCTTATCAATCTATGTTTGAATGCAAGAGATGCACTTCCTGACGGAGGAGAGATCTCTATACGTACATTTGGGGTACAAGGTGCAAACGTCAGGGAATCTTTTCCACTTTCAGAACCTGCGGAATATCTTTGTATAGAGGTTTCGGATAATGGAGAAGGAATGAGTGAAGAAACCAGAAAAAGGATCTTCGAACCGTTCTTCAGTACAAAGACCAAAAACCAAGGAAGTGGACTCGGAATGTCCATGGTCTACGGGATCATGCAAAACCACGAAGGAATGGTGCAGGTCAGTTCTCAATTGGGAATCGGCACCAGCATTCGATTATTCTTTCCGGTAGCAAAAACCAAAACTTCTCGATTTGTAGAATACGCCGGAAAAAGTTCTCAAACATCTACCGGGATCATGCTTGTAGTGGAAGAATCTCCTTATCTGTCGGAAATTTTACAAGAGCAGATGTCCACGCTTGGATTTAGATTGATCAGTGCGGACAGCGCTAAAAAGGCGCATGAAATATTAAATAAATTTAAATCTTCCGCGGTTTTAACGGTAATCGATTTGGATTTCGAAAATCTTTCTTCTTTGGAATTTCTGGAAACGATCAAAAAAGAATGTCCGGAACTGAAAATTTTCGTCTCCGGAACGGATTTCGGCAATGAAACCAAGGAAAAACTTTCCGCCCTAGGAATAAACGACCTTCTCGAAAAACCATATAAGATCCGAGATCTAATAGAGTTCTTCTATACTAAAAGTTTTTAGAATCTATTTCTTCAAAACACTTTTAAATAAATAGATTCTAAAAACTTAAGCAGCCTCTTTTGTTCTAGCATTCTTAAAGAAGAACGCGAAACCTTGGACTAGATCATAGATCGCAGGGATCTGAGCCAAAGAAATCCCGACATCACCGTGAGAGATCAAAGGTGTTAATACTAATTTAGATTTTTTACGAGGAAGATTTTCTTTTAAGATCACTGCCTCTTTTGCAGGAACCACATTGTCGCCTAAACCGTGAACGATGGAAACATGGCAGTCTAAAAGATGAAGTTTATCTTTTACCTGCAGCTCTTGTAAAAATGAACTTTGGGATCCTGCGTTTGCTACGATCTCTTTCCAGATCTTTTCTCTGAAACTTTTATCTTCCCTAAGTTTAAAGAAAACTTCTTTGTTTTCCGGACTGATATTTTCTAAAACCGTCGGAAGTTCCAACGTCTCTCTGGAAAAACTTCCATCCAGGACACATGCTTTTAACGCGAATTCCAGTTCTTGGTTTTCGGATTTGAGAGCATACTTTACAAAATTATAAAGAAGGATCATCCTTCCGTATTCGTCTCCCTCATCGGAAGTCATCACATAATCCAAAGTGGATTGGACATCACAATAAGCACCGATCGTAAGAATGGAAGAGATCTTTTTTCCTACTTCAGGATCGGAAGCGGCAATGAGCCCCATACTACCCGAAAAAGAAGGAGCGATATAGGAAAGTTTTTGGTCCGGGCAATATTCCTTATCGGAAGAGATATTAAGTATCAGCTCTTTTATCTTTTCAACAGTCTCTTTCCGAATTCGGAACTGAGTAACTTCTACTAATAAAGGCGAAATAACCGTATAACCTACTGCCGCCGCAGATCTGCAAACTGCCGCGAATCTTGGGTCCTTATTTCCCAAGTATGCCAATCCATTTACCGCCAAAATGGTTCCGCAGGATTTTCCTTTCGGAGTGTAAAGGATTGCAGGAATTTCAAATTTTTCCGTTTTAACCGTAATCTCTTGTTCAGAGACTTTAGGAGGAGTAGGTAATTGGCAATGAAGGGCAAACTTGGCAGCCTTCCAGAAATATTTCATATTTGTATCCAACCCCGGACTCGTTAAGATCGGATAACAATTTTATGACGATTTGAAAAGTCGGGGAACAGTCGGGCGACTCACTCGCTTTGCTCGTGACCGCGCTCTACGCTCCAATCCGCTTCGCGGGATTTCCGCTGCGATCGCTGTCGCTTAGAAAATCAATATCTTCCGTGCGGAACGGAGAATCCACGTTCCGCCATACCTTCTCCTCTCCCTTCCGGTAATCACTATTCCGCAAATCAACCGATCGAAATGGCGAATTCTACTTTGCAGGCCTTCTTCAAATTCTCACTCTCCGAGAAAAAAACATATGATCACATTAGGGTATTCGAATGAAAAAAGAGAAAAGAAGCAGAACCAAAATTCTGCCCGAGGACAATCCCGCCTTAAGCAAGGAAGAGATCCGGCTCCTGCTAAACGCATCCAGAACTCACGAAAATCATTACCTCTGGTTTAGAATGTTATACTCTTTCGGGCTCCAACTTTCCGAGCTGGTTTCCTTAAGAGTGGAAGATTTGGATTGGTCCCATCATAAAATATTGATCCATCATTCCCGAACCTTAAACCCCAGAAATCCTTCCATTCCGTATTCATTACGAAGGGACCTATGGTTTATTTCTCAGGGCAAACAGGGGGAGGACTTTTTGTTTTCAGGCAGGATAGGCAAACTTCGCCCCAGGACCGTTCAAAAAATGTTTTCTAAGCTGGAAGAAATGACGGGTCTGCCGATTTCAGTTTTTAGGCTCCGGAAAAGTTTAGCTTCTCACCTGATCGAGGCGGGCTGGGACCTGGAAAGTATCCGGGAACAGTTGGGGCTTTCTTCCCAAAAATCCTTGAAAGACTTGCTAGGCCAGAGACCCAAACAGGTTCCGCTCAAAAAATTTCCATTGGAGGAAATTAACGGATCAGCGGCATAATATTCAAAATTTAGGATTTTCCAACTGTAGGAGAATAGAGGAGATGGGAAAAAATTCTTGTAAAACCCCATTTCCTCACTATTTTAGTCTACGGCGAACTTTCCGTTCCCCTTTTGTAATTAAAAAAGGAAATTTTCTTTGTCGGAATATGATCTTATGGATCGTCGCTCGGAGCCTAGCTTGGAAATTAAAACGAAAAAAGTAGGGAAACATACCCTAGTTCAATTAGATGGCAGGCTGGATATCACGCATTCGGACGAGGTAGAGGCAAAACTTCTAGACGATGTCCAAGCCGGAACCGGTGATATCGTTATTAACTTGCAAAATATTTCTTATATATCTTCTTCCGGGATCAGGATCTTTGTAGGAATGGTCCGGGAACTAGAAAAGCAGAATCGAAAACTCAAACTTTGCAATATCACACCTAACGTTAAAAAAGTTTTCGACGTTGTGGAATTGTTGGATCTTTTCGAAGTCTACGAAACCGAACAAGAAGCATTAGCTACCTTAAAATAATCAGCCGGGGGCGCTTTGTATCATGGGTTCCCCCGCTAGCACAGAAGACCGATCTTCCGAAATTTACGGACTCATCGGTCTTTTCTTTTTATCCATACTTTCACTTCTAATATTTAGGATCTCCGGGTTGGAGTTCCCACCTGTATGGCCTGACGAGGTCTTATTCTATTCCCCCTCTTTAGATTTTGCAAAGAATGGACTCTTTCGCACGGAAGTATCGGAAGGTTTAGTAAAAGGAATGGAAACCAAAACACTTTGGATGCCTCCGGTTTTCTTTTTATTAAACGGCTGGGTCCTGAAATTTTGGGGAGAAGGTCTCGAAGTCCTAAGATTATTCGCTGCGATCTTATCAGTTGCAAGTATCTGGATATTTTGGTTTATACTTAAGACATTCGATTATTCTCCGATTGCAAGGTTGGGCGCTTCCTTACTTTTATTCACTGATCTACTATTCTTGAGAGTGGGTTGGACCGCGAGAATGGAAGCTCTTTGTTTGTTTTGGGCACTTCTATCCTTACTAGTACTTGCAAGAAAAGCAAAATGGAAGGGAGATATTCCTCTCCGACAATACGAAACATTCATATCCGGGCTCTTTTTAGGGATCTCATTTTTATCACATCCATTCGGAGCAATTTTCGGAGTGCCTGCATTACTTCTGATCCACCAAGCAAAAGCATGGAAGGTTTGGATGTTTTGGTTGGGCGGTGTGCTGCCGATCCTTGCTTGGGGAATTTGGATCCATCCTGATTGGGGGATTTTTTTCTATCAGTTCGGTGCGCAGTTCGGACGTAAAAAAGATCTATTCCAATCCTTCTCCCCGATCACAAAGATCAAAGTTCTATTAGGCGGATACGAATCTCCAGGACTCAGACTATTCTTTTATTTGGCATTAGCCTACGGACTCTGGGTGGTAAGAGGGGAAATTAAGGACAAACCGAAGTCAGCATTCTTCTTCTCAGCATGGACGGTTTCTATTCTATTCTTTCTGATCTTATCCACTGAATATTATTATGTAATGTATTTATGTATCCCATTGTCCGCTTTGGGAGGATTCTTTTTTGAAAGGATCAGGAGCAGAAGGGTACAGTTTATCGCAGCTATATTAGTATTTTCCAATATTGCAATTTTAGTGAATGCTTATAAGAGGATTGGATTCGGAAATCCTGAATTCGATCTGAAAGATAGATTTTACGAGGTTTTAGGACCCGAACTAAAAGGTTCTAAAAAGATGTATCTGCAGGCAATTCCGGATCCTTATTTCCATATCCGCAGAGAATATCCGAATCTAAAGGTCCTGGAATTTATTCCGGGAGAACTTCCTATTCCGAAAGAGGATTTTATCCAAACATTGGATTCAATCGATACATTCGTATTTTCAGACCGCCAAAAAAGGAATGAATTCGTTCAATCTTATCTAGAAGAGAATTCTTCCAAATTCAGAAAATCCAAGATCACCGCGGAACCTTCTACACTTAGAAAAGTAGCAAATGTAGAAGCGGAAATATATCGCAGAAGATAATTTACGCAGCCTTTTGGGTCTTAAACCTTTCCGTTATCCTTGATCCTTTTGACAAGATTTCGATTCGACTCTTGTCTTAAGATCGCGTTTTCGTATCTTCTGATCTCGGTTTCCGTTTCCGGTTTTATTTTAGGAATAGGGCAGGGTTTCTTATTCTCGTCCAATGCAACGAATGTGAGATACGCAGTCGTTGCGCGAGTCACAATTCCGGTATAAGGATTTTCCTTAGAAACTTGGACACCTATCTCCATAGAAGATCTTCCGGCATAATTCGCGGAAGCCTTTAGGATCACATGATCTCCCAAAGAGATCGGTTCCAAAAAATTCAGTTTGTCCACACTTGCAGTGACAGCTTCTCTTCCGCAATGTCTTTGGGCTACCATGACTGCAATCGAGTCTATCCAAGACATTAGGGTCCCTCCGAAGAGGGTACCATAATGGTTGGTATGGTCAGGCATAACTATATGTCTGGTCTCTACTGAGGATTGTTTCGGCGTTTTTGTGATTTCTTCGGACATCTATAACTTAGACGGACAATCCTAATATTACGTTCTTATAATCGGCATTGCAGAATAAAATCGTTGAATACCTGAGCGATATAAACTCTTTCCTTATATGTAAGAGCGGTACTTCCTGCTGAGATCAATTCACCTGAGTTGGAAAAAATTTCTCTGATAGAATCATCCTGGGCAATCGTAAATATTTTGGTAGGAGAATGAGCTTCCGGGTTGCCCGCATGTTTCAAGAACTTTATCACGGAAGGATGAGTGACGGTGAAGATGGTCCCTTTTTCATCTATTTCTAAATTATCAGGCCCGCTTTCAAGAACGATCGATTTAGGTTCTCCTAATACGATTTTTCCGTTCTCTCTTTTGATATCGAATTTTAAAACGGCTCCTAATCCGAAACCTGCTCTGTATAGGTATTCTTTTCCGTCCGGTCTTTTTACGTATAGGATCCCGTTTCCATAAAACAAAGGATTTCCTAAAGACGACCAAGTTTTTCCGTCAAAGTAAGCGATCTCCGCTCTAGCGATCCTGAAAAGATCTTGGAATAGATATGTAAAATATCCTCCTTCTCCATGATCATTAGAAACAAAAATTTCGTTTTCGGAAGCGACAGATAGATCGTTAGGACTTGTGATCGATGGATCTTGCAAAGTTTGGACATGTTTCCATTTTCCCGCCTTGGATTTTGCGGAAGGTTTTTCCGTTCTTTCGAAAACTTCTATCGCATGTTCTTTATATAGTGTGATATGAGAGATCACATATAGTCTAGACTTTCCATTTTGGTTTAGAAGGCTCATCCCGTGAGGTCTAAAATTTTTAGGATAATCCGTTTCTAATAGTTTGGGTTCAAGAGCGGAAGAATTCAGATCCAGAAAGTAAAGTTTTCCTTCCTGATCTTTGATCCTTCTTTCGTGGGAAGACACATATAATAATCCGGCTTCTCTATCGATCGCTAGATCCTCCGGGCCGGGCATTCCGGAGATCTTGGAACAGCCTTTTAATGGGATATCTTTGATATCCCCGGAACAATTACTGAAAAACAGGCCTAAAACGGCGAATACTAAGGGTAGAAGATAAACTCGCATGGGGTCCAAAGATCTGCCTCAAATCCGGCACTGGCAACCAGATTCGTCGTTTGAGATCCAATTTTATTCTTGCAATTTTTGTGCAGTGCATAAAAATGGAGTTAAAAAGGAATAGCAAGGCATGGATAACCAAAAACTAAACGATTTAATCAATGCCGGAATTGGGGCCGTCCAAACTTCGAAAGAAATTTTCGATAAACTTCTCGAGGATCTAAACGAAGGTAAGGAGAAGGTGGAGCAGAGATTCGACGAACTCAAAGCACAGGGAGAAAAAGACCTGAGCGAAAATGCGTTGAAATTCAAAGTTCCTCTGGCTTGGGGAATCGT
This genomic interval carries:
- a CDS encoding MFS transporter, encoding MSRRFPFHYAWIVLIVTFFTLIVAAGVRSMPGILIVPLEKEFGWDRSAVSFAVSVNLLLYGLVGPFAAGLMNRFGIKRIMVFALTLLISGILLTTIMRTNWELVVLWGVMVGFGSGMAALVLGATVVNRWFVSHRGLLMGILTASTATGQIIFLPFLAALTEQEGWRNAVYAVASILGILLPTVFFLMKDSPKQSGLLPYGAKSEEEGVLPVSGNPFIEAISALRVGLRSRNFWLLAGSFFVCGASTNGLVGTHLVPACSDHGIPEVRAAGLLALMGIFDLIGTVGSGWLSDRVNNKILLFMYYGLRGISLLLLPQAFDPESNKLSIFAVFYGLDWIATVPPTVALTAKIFGREKVGLMFGWVVAFHQIGAAVAAFGAGYIRTVQGEYDLAFMFAGALCVITALGIFAVSTEKEEGKLSETPEFAS
- a CDS encoding acylphosphatase, which produces MAAKNESRAKIRIRGTVQGVGFRYFVLQRAQECRLKGYTMNLPTGEVEVVVEGDKIFIEDLYKAVQRGPSKAKVTEATIQWEDAKGTFRTFEIKR
- a CDS encoding bacitracin resistance protein BacA — protein: MSAPFYTPPGGPPPPSPRLRELFSKVGENSIRELVSVFYDQIAVSEIRWMFPEDLEESKIKSADFMVQVLGGPPYYVQKYGPPKMRARHLPFPIDEKARRIWLSCYRKAIKDWEADEGSKEILWQFLQDFSSWMVNKASSQE
- a CDS encoding RNA pyrophosphohydrolase, giving the protein MDKPYRKNVGMVVFNSKGEVLVGERLNFKGSWQFPQGGIDDGEDPNSAARRELLEEVGIQNAEIIYEYPSWINYDFPESLHLSSNLKKYRGQTQKWYLLYWDGKAEDCDLTAHEQEFERVRFIPFQECLSTVVSFKLDVYQKLVQEFEPKILDFMKKGPST
- a CDS encoding SET domain-containing protein — encoded protein: MSVRYKIRRPQVFSEKDFEIRESEIPGIGMGLFSKQDLVKGDTVGFYTGRVLNDKSANSSKYCESKYLLWICKDHWIYGEGKESNYTRYINHSSKPNVKLVVSTRWKTARFEAMRKIKAGEELFFDYGDEYWIHIDISPVEQN
- a CDS encoding ATP-binding protein, with amino-acid sequence MRNIGTWGEVLNLLSDIKNGGRTPYIENKALPYWTWILPLILFHFASKASLAFQVDTGISISYLPIPVGIILCFWWGPARTLPAMYANALFSANLWGLHDVDKYPIYCLWEVLAVGISWLFFIKFRKGKVWLPDLRETVRFLLWVAFPAALCNGFLVAECLVLFGDLSQDKLIVSSFQGMSATLFDTLSVSVPILLWVTPWMELKGWAKTEGAWENRETSWDRTRLRNLKPRKVAEIISVFLLCGVFGAIIPTLEYWFVFALFVLWAALRYGITMALTANIWVQIITLVFPALFDRSEHYQWFKDDKELIFLINLGILCVVALITGRATSDSRKELQKRRRIEGKLLQSREQYRKFFEENLSANFITDPSGNILAANSSFLKMFGFETHTEVSLKNFADLFPSYDDYSFFLQKIQIGSRLETHEEFFQDKNGLPIHTTGNYFATFNKSGSIDSIRGYLMDDTLRRKLEDQLIESKKLETIGTLAGGIAHDFNNILQIISGYATKMQLESSKFASLMDMSRSINAAAARGAIIVRRLLSLARKGGGGFRRILADQLVNETVDLLVPTFSEKIKFRKECKEGLPVIVGDYSQLEQVLINLCLNARDALPDGGEISIRTFGVQGANVRESFPLSEPAEYLCIEVSDNGEGMSEETRKRIFEPFFSTKTKNQGSGLGMSMVYGIMQNHEGMVQVSSQLGIGTSIRLFFPVAKTKTSRFVEYAGKSSQTSTGIMLVVEESPYLSEILQEQMSTLGFRLISADSAKKAHEILNKFKSSAVLTVIDLDFENLSSLEFLETIKKECPELKIFVSGTDFGNETKEKLSALGINDLLEKPYKIRDLIEFFYTKSF
- a CDS encoding alpha/beta hydrolase, coding for MKYFWKAAKFALHCQLPTPPKVSEQEITVKTEKFEIPAILYTPKGKSCGTILAVNGLAYLGNKDPRFAAVCRSAAAVGYTVISPLLVEVTQFRIRKETVEKIKELILNISSDKEYCPDQKLSYIAPSFSGSMGLIAASDPEVGKKISSILTIGAYCDVQSTLDYVMTSDEGDEYGRMILLYNFVKYALKSENQELEFALKACVLDGSFSRETLELPTVLENISPENKEVFFKLREDKSFREKIWKEIVANAGSQSSFLQELQVKDKLHLLDCHVSIVHGLGDNVVPAKEAVILKENLPRKKSKLVLTPLISHGDVGISLAQIPAIYDLVQGFAFFFKNARTKEAA
- a CDS encoding tyrosine-type recombinase/integrase; this translates as MKKEKRSRTKILPEDNPALSKEEIRLLLNASRTHENHYLWFRMLYSFGLQLSELVSLRVEDLDWSHHKILIHHSRTLNPRNPSIPYSLRRDLWFISQGKQGEDFLFSGRIGKLRPRTVQKMFSKLEEMTGLPISVFRLRKSLASHLIEAGWDLESIREQLGLSSQKSLKDLLGQRPKQVPLKKFPLEEINGSAA
- a CDS encoding STAS domain-containing protein is translated as MEIKTKKVGKHTLVQLDGRLDITHSDEVEAKLLDDVQAGTGDIVINLQNISYISSSGIRIFVGMVRELEKQNRKLKLCNITPNVKKVFDVVELLDLFEVYETEQEALATLK